The region ATTCGGTTTAGTCAAAATTGATGGTGCTGACGCTGACCCGATCGTTTATCGGAAAGTCACAGTTGATACGCTACTTGGCTTAAAAGCAAATTTAGCCAGCCCGACTTTTACTGGAGAACCAAAAGCACCCACTCCTTCCAGTGCAGACAATTCAACAAATTTGGCAACAACAGCTTGGGTGCGAAATTACACTGCTGGTATCTCTTCAATGCCAACAGGTGCAATTTTACCATTTGCTGGTCCAACTACTGCAATTCCCTCAGGATGGCTCTTGTGTGATGGAGCATATGTAAGCCGCACTACCTACGCCACATTGTTTACTGCAATAGGTACACGCTGGGGTTCTACGTCTGAAAGTAATTTCAGATTACCCTTATTAACTGATAGAGGGTTGATGGGTGCTGCAGCCGACGAAAACGTTGGACAGCTAAGTGGTTCTGCAAGCGTAACACTGACTACACCTAATCTTCCAGCACATACACATAACGTCATCGATCCAGGACACGTTCACTCGACAACAGACCCAGGACATGCTCACGGCATTTCTGACCCAGGACACGTTCACGGTGTATTTGACCCTGGACATTCGCACGTTGTCACCACGCCTATTGTCACGACTGGGTTAAACCCTCCCAACTTATTGTGGGAAGCTTGGAGCAACCCAGGTGCTGGAGCGTATGGCAGTGCCACAGCCGTAACTGCACTAACAGGTATTTATATAGATAGAGCGTGGACTGGCATAACTATTAATGGCGCTTTAAGCAACTTGTCTATTAACGCTTCTGGTACTGGAATTACCTTACAAAACACAGGCAGCGGTCAATCGTTCAGTGTTATTAATCCTCACGGAAAAGTCCACTGGATAATAAAAGCGTAGTATCTTTAAGAATGAGTATCATTCTTGTTTGTGGATAACTAACTTTTACCGTTAATGGATAACTATTGGTAAACGAGGTTATATTCTCTGGTTAAAGTAGCTAGAACAACCGAAGATACTAAGTTAAGAGTGTAGAGTTGAGGACTTATGCTAGAGGTTCAGCAACTAGCTGTCAACTACCGGGGAATTCGTGGGCTGGATTCGGTCAGCTTTCGGGTGCAGCCTGGGCAACTGGTGGGAGTGATTGGACCGAATGGGGCAGGCAAAAGCACAATGTTTAAAGCGATGTTGGGCTTAATTCCTAGAGATCGGGGAGTGGTGAAGTATTGTACCTGTCCACTGCATCAGCAGTTAGAACGAGTCGCCTATGTGCCGCAGCGATCGCAGATTGATTGGGATTACCCGATCACCGTTTGGAATGTAGTGATGATGGCACGCACCCGACAACTTGGGTGGTTTCGTAGCCCTGGTCGTAGTGCTAAAGAGTTGGTAAAAACAGCGCTGCAACAGGTAGAGATGTACGAGCTACGCGATCGCCGCATCAGTGATTTATCTGGTGGGCAACAGCAGCGCGTTTTTTTAGCACGAGCACTGGCTCAACAAGCTGAACTGTTTTTCTTTGATGAGCCGTTTACAGGTGTAGATACGAAAACAGCAGCGATTATGCTGCAGATATTTGATGAATTACGCCAGCAAGGAAAAATTTTACTCATCAGCAGCCATGATTGGGGACAGGCTTTGAGCCAGCTTGATCGCTTACTGTTGATTAATCAACGTTTAATTGCTGATGGTGCTCCATACCAGGTAATGACTCCAGAGAACTTACAGCAGGCTTATGGCACAACATTGCAAACACACCATTGGCATGGGCTAGACTCTAATTTATTTTGCTAGTCTGTTTTATTTTGCTAGTCCATGTCTTTGGCTGGATAAGGCACTACACAAGGTTTCTAATGCTCCGTTTCCTGTTCTTTATTTCCCTCCTCTATGTTTACCTGGTTGCTAGAACCTCTGAACTATGAGTTCATGCGTAATGCGATCGCAATTGGCGTCATTGTTGGACTCTTGTGTCCAATCGTTGGCAGCTATTTGATTGTGCAACGGATGGCGCTATTGGGTGATGTCATCGCTCACTCAGTGATGCCAGGTCTTTCTGTTTCGTTGTTCTTGGGTATTGATATTTTGATTGGAGCGTTTGTATCTGGCATTTTGGGTGCATTGACGATTGTACTAATTCGTGCCCAATCTAAAGTTAAAGTGGATTCAGCGATGGCACTCACGTTCTCCAGCTATTTTGCCCTGGGAGTGATGCTAATTACGGTGTTGCAAAATAAGTTGGATCTCGACAGTTTTTTGTTTGGTGACATTCTTAGCATTTCATCTCCTGATATCTTGCGCACATTGATGATTGCTGTATTAATTTTGTCAGCAATCAAGCTCTTTTACAAAGAGTTACTTTTTTACACGTTTGATCAAACTGGTGCTCAAGCGATCGGGTTACCTATTAACACGATTTACATGGGATTTATGGTGATGATTACGTTGACGATTATCGCCAGTATGCAGGCAGTTGGAGTAATTTTGGTGATCTCATTGCTTGTCGGTCCAGCACTCACGGCCTACTTGTTAGTCAAGGAGTTACACCATATGATGTTACTGGGTTCACTATTTGGTGTGATTTCCAGTCTTACAGGAGTCTATTTGAGTTATTTTCGTAATCTGCCATCCGGTCCTGCTATTGTCCTAGTTTCGTCTAGTCTGTTTCTACTGGCGCTTTTGTTTAGCCCATCCCAAGGTATTTTAACGGGTCTAAATAGAAAATTTAGACAATCACGCGAACAAAAACTTGGCTAGAATAACCTGGCTAGAACTTGTAGTTGCGATCGCGCACCCACAAACTAACAGGTACCGAATTGCCACTGGCATCAACTTTTGCTTCTACAACGAATGAGCGCTGATTACCTTGCTGCGCCTGGTTAATGGCAGCATTTACCTGCTCTCGCTGGTCTTCAGGCATGTAGTAGGTTTCCAATCCGTAAACGACTCGCCAGCCTTCGGCACGTCCTTTCAACGCAATTTGGTTGTCTGGTAAGTTTGATGGACGTTCACCACTGATACGCACAGGTTTCCAGGGCTGAGGCGGACGAGAATCCTTAGCTGAGGGGGCTTCCAGAATCACGTACACCTCTCCAACCGGATTAGTTTTCAAGTGTTCCCCCCCTGGGAGTTTAGACAATTTATCGAGTTGAGACACCTCATAGCCCAATGTTTGGTAATATCCCCGCAGAAAATCGTAGGGATCGACTGGAGCCGTTTGCAACACAACGGTTCTGCCTGTGGCGTAAGTGTAAGCATCCTGGGCGGGGACGGCAATAATCAACGCTGATTGAACCAATAGGGGTAGCCAAAATCGCCATCCGGGTAAGCGTCGAGGGGATGCCACTGTTTCGAGCACAGGGTCCAGAGCAGGAGTTGGGCGATCGCTGGGCAATGGTTGATTGGGCAATTTATC is a window of Leptolyngbyaceae cyanobacterium JSC-12 DNA encoding:
- a CDS encoding ATPase component of Mn/Zn ABC-type transporter (IMG reference gene:2510094422~PFAM: ABC transporter), whose protein sequence is MLEVQQLAVNYRGIRGLDSVSFRVQPGQLVGVIGPNGAGKSTMFKAMLGLIPRDRGVVKYCTCPLHQQLERVAYVPQRSQIDWDYPITVWNVVMMARTRQLGWFRSPGRSAKELVKTALQQVEMYELRDRRISDLSGGQQQRVFLARALAQQAELFFFDEPFTGVDTKTAAIMLQIFDELRQQGKILLISSHDWGQALSQLDRLLLINQRLIADGAPYQVMTPENLQQAYGTTLQTHHWHGLDSNLFC
- a CDS encoding ABC-type Mn2+/Zn2+ transport system, permease component (IMG reference gene:2510094423~PFAM: ABC 3 transport family) yields the protein MFTWLLEPLNYEFMRNAIAIGVIVGLLCPIVGSYLIVQRMALLGDVIAHSVMPGLSVSLFLGIDILIGAFVSGILGALTIVLIRAQSKVKVDSAMALTFSSYFALGVMLITVLQNKLDLDSFLFGDILSISSPDILRTLMIAVLILSAIKLFYKELLFYTFDQTGAQAIGLPINTIYMGFMVMITLTIIASMQAVGVILVISLLVGPALTAYLLVKELHHMMLLGSLFGVISSLTGVYLSYFRNLPSGPAIVLVSSSLFLLALLFSPSQGILTGLNRKFRQSREQKLG
- a CDS encoding putative membrane-anchored protein (IMG reference gene:2510094424), with amino-acid sequence MNSPTPSDKLPNQPLPSDRPTPALDPVLETVASPRRLPGWRFWLPLLVQSALIIAVPAQDAYTYATGRTVVLQTAPVDPYDFLRGYYQTLGYEVSQLDKLSKLPGGEHLKTNPVGEVYVILEAPSAKDSRPPQPWKPVRISGERPSNLPDNQIALKGRAEGWRVVYGLETYYMPEDQREQVNAAINQAQQGNQRSFVVEAKVDASGNSVPVSLWVRDRNYKF